In Arthrobacter sp. UKPF54-2, the following are encoded in one genomic region:
- a CDS encoding LysM peptidoglycan-binding domain-containing protein codes for MANREFSGLRGRRGLGADAAMAAVILLLGVFLAGTGAGLAQRLSVSAARRQSLSFEDHIGAAANTIGLIVVMWWLLSFLIAVAAALLDRCGSRRAAAAAGKFSPAFMRRLALAVLGLQLVAAPLVHAAETNPGADFPPAAAAAWVPTGATAPDPGAPSPGHRTPGPDPHWTPSPAPVDPRTLAARHLRAAEPAPGPVQEQAPAPAAGAAEVTVLAGDSLWSICAAELGPLASDVDIALAWPRLYQANRGVIGGDPALLLPGKVLRMPLDL; via the coding sequence GTGGCAAACAGGGAGTTTTCCGGCCTCCGCGGCCGGCGCGGGCTGGGCGCCGACGCGGCGATGGCAGCCGTAATCCTGCTGCTGGGAGTTTTTCTGGCCGGCACGGGTGCCGGGCTCGCGCAGCGCCTGAGCGTCTCGGCGGCCAGGCGCCAGTCCCTCTCCTTCGAGGACCACATCGGCGCCGCCGCCAACACCATCGGATTGATCGTAGTGATGTGGTGGCTGCTGTCCTTCCTCATCGCCGTCGCGGCGGCGCTGCTGGACCGCTGCGGCAGCCGCCGGGCAGCCGCAGCGGCGGGGAAGTTCAGCCCCGCCTTTATGCGCCGGCTGGCGCTGGCCGTTCTTGGGCTGCAGCTCGTAGCAGCACCGCTCGTCCACGCCGCTGAAACCAACCCGGGCGCGGATTTCCCTCCCGCCGCGGCCGCCGCCTGGGTCCCCACCGGTGCAACGGCACCGGATCCCGGCGCACCCTCCCCCGGCCACCGGACGCCGGGGCCAGATCCGCACTGGACGCCGTCCCCCGCGCCGGTGGATCCGCGCACGCTCGCGGCCCGGCACCTGCGGGCCGCGGAACCTGCCCCGGGACCGGTGCAGGAGCAGGCACCGGCGCCCGCGGCGGGCGCGGCGGAGGTGACGGTCCTGGCCGGGGACTCACTGTGGAGCATCTGCGCTGCGGAGCTGGGACCGCTGGCCTCCGACGTCGACATCGCCCTGGCATGGCCGCGGCTCTACCAGGCCAACCGCGGCGTGATCGGCGGCGACCCCGCCCTGTTGCTTCCGGGGAAGGTCCTCAGGATGCCCCTCGATCTATGA